TTGATACATTTTCTGAACCACCTCAAAATAAATGCTGCAGAATGGTGGATGTCGCTATGTCTGGAACTAATAAAACCAAGATGTGTCATGATTCTTGTCAAATTGAAAAAGGCAACCATGAAAAAGGCCAAACCTTTTGAGCAGTCAGTCATACATACATATTAACAGACCTAAACTTTAGCTCATACTAATGGAAACTACAGTGAAATGAATGGAGCTGCACAAGTTCTCCACATACCTCCAGAGAAGCAATAATACACAACATCCTAATTCTGAGTCATGTGTTTACACCACATTTGAAAATAAAAAGTTGCAGGTGAAAGTCTACACCCAAGTGGTCAGCCTCAAAATCGGCAATGTTCCAGTCCTCGTTCAGCAGAACACATCCAGGGATTGGCTCATAACCAAAAGGTCCTGGTCTTCCCGCTACATCCTCAGTCAAGTTAAACCAAACCAGTGTCATTCTCAGTTCTTCGTGATGAAGTTGGATTTGCAGTGGGCTGAAACGGAGCAAAATGATAAAATATAATTAAGATTCTATAATTGAGCAAAAGGAAAATATTAAACCATGTAGACACTTTTGGGCCATGAAAAAGATGGTATAAGAGATTGACCTATGAACTCCGCAACAGGGTCATGTTCTCCTTCTGTCCGAATGGTTCCAGCGATGCTGACGTTCTCCAGGATGGGCAGGAACAGCTGGACAAAGTCCGAAGTGTACGGTGAGGCAATCAAATCCTACACCTGATAAGGCAAACACTATCAATATTTTACTACTATCCAACCAATTCAGTTGAGATTGTGACAGTTGAGAGCATAACTTCAGTAGACTGCCTTTTCCACAAAGCTGCTCACTCGATGTTCAAACTTATTGTAACACTGGATTTTACAGATAATACAACCATCCTTTCACAAAACGCAGgaatcaatttaaataaattaaatgcATTTCCTTCAATCATATGTAATGCTGCCAAGATGAATCAACAGCCTATGCTCCTTATAGGAGCCAAAAGCTTGTCAAGTAAGTCAATACTGGCAAAATAGTGTAGAGGGCAGGATACCTCTGATGTGCAGACTTCTGTACTTCCTGGCCgaccctccctgctcctcctgaGACATGATGGACATCATGGCCTGGGCAAACAGGTAAGTGTGCTCACCGTGACACACCATCTTCTGTGGAACACAGAAAAGGAGAAGAAAACAGTTCAGCTCCAAACCAACCACACAAACAGAGACACTCATGCCAAAAGACAGGTAGCCTGCaacatgttgtgttgtggtaCCAATGTCCTGCAATTACATATTGGTTAGTGAAATACTGATTGAAGTACTACTTTCAAATGATTCAAAACCTTGAATCCATCACATTTACAAAATCATCAAACCAAGGATTTGTATTGAGTGAGAATGACAAATATGCCTAGATCTTATTCTTGGGAACACCAGGGCCGGTAatcacaaagcgtctcagagtaggagtgctgatctctaGAATCAGTATTGCCTTTTAGATCCTAATGAATAGAATTATATGGACAGGGGGGGACCTGATTAGAGGCTCACAGTGAACTCTGGCAGGTTCTTCTCCAGgttgtcctctcctccatccagcAGTGTGGCCAGAGAGGTTCTCAGGACCCTGGCGAACACCTCCAGCTGCTGGCACGCCGTGGACACACTGGTGATCTCCCCTGATAGCCGGCATCTGAGATGagctgaagacacacacacacacacacacacaaacacacacacacaaaatcagcaAGGAGAGGAGGAACATGACACCGTTTGACCCATAACGACGTTAGttattaacctctctgcgcaccgaaccgggtagcgggatgaaattcgacaacatacggtgatcactacatagtcatattaaacattcatgaaaatacaagtgtctcacatgtttcgaaagcctagaatcttgctaatccaactgcgttgtcagatttaaaaaaggatttgcTGCAAAAGAATacgatgtgattatctgaggatagagctccataaaaaacaactatttcaaccagcacaggcgtaacaaaatcacaaactgcaataaaataaaccgcttacctttgacgatcttcctctgtttgcaatcccaatgctcattgttacacaatgaatggtcttttgtttgataaatccATTtatatagcctaacacgaaaccttttgtgaaccgcttgtgtcgtgaattccgtctcattccattttcgacgacacatttgaggtaaatacacacacaaaacgtGACATTttcagtcatgtttggtttcattgcaatcaactggtttgtttgtaacacaaccaaacctgatgggtcatttcgcgggacgtattgactgaaagaaaccgatttgaagacaacaagtaatgacatcattttgcaccaatgatatgaccgctgtttcgttgattgactgtattttaagggtagcctagtggttagagcgttgggctactaaccggaaggttgcaagttcaaatccccgagctgacaaggtacaaatctgtcgttctgcccctgaacaggcagttaaacccactgttcctaggccgtcattgaaaataagaatttgttcttaacggacttgcctagttaaataaaggtaaaaaaataaataaatacagggctcatatgtgaaactattctaactgaacattttctttcacagtgacacttaCTCcaaatgggagcccccagtgccaaggtgtccatcccccactgaaggtggttcatccagctcctgccacaagtggtgttcatctgcccaaatgtgtttctgcaggcatggatgtgctatggcacctggcacaggcagcacaatattgtgtagaggactgaggttcttccaaatattgaaagtgttattttgtaaatgtatattatttttttctccattttttttctccattgttttgggggggggtgttagaataccattttgttattttgtatatagttattccattcaaaatgtataacttcaccaatttggccccttgggtacatttgggctacttgtgtgggacacctgggtgacttcatgataaatgtcatgtagcacactcattaaggaagttatcattctgaaactttgcacaagtactgttgccctcatgtttttcactgaaattgtccccattatcctatctgaatgtttgttttatcttgttcattttaaagatgatacaacaataacaagaaaaacgtatgtttttttcattgtattatctaaaccagatctattgtgttatattctcctacattcaattcacatttacacaaacttcagagtgttttctttcaaatggtaccaataatatgcatatccttggttctgtggctgagctacaagcagttagatttgggtatgtcttcaggcggaaattgaaaaaagtaggggggtagctcTAAGATGTTTAACTGCTGGGTGATCATCAGTACCTTGACAGTGAAGTTGAGCATCAGACAGTCAGGGTTGGCCTCGGCCAGCTTGTAGAAAAGGTCTCTCCAGGTGGTGTGGGCGATCATCTGTTCCAGCCAGGCAGGAGTCTGAACCAACAAGAGGACAGGGTTACTAAACTCagtaaaaaaagaaacgtcctctcaatgtcaactgtttcagcaaacttaacgtgtaaatatttgcatgaacataagacataaactgaacaagttccacagacatgtgactaacagaaatggaataatgtgtccctgaacaaaggacggggtcaaaatcaaaattaacagtcagtatctggtgtggcaaccagctgcattaagtactgcagtgcatctcctcctcatggactgcaccagatttgccagttgttgctgtgagatgttaccccactcttccaccaaggcacctgcaaattcccagacatttctggggggattggccctagccctcaccctccgatcccagacttgctcaatgggattcagatccgggctcttcgttggccatggcagaacactgacattccttgtcttgcaggaaatcacacacagaatgagcagtatggctggtgacattgtcatgctggagggtcatgtcaggatgacctggtgtaactcgggcagttgttgttgccatcctgtacctgtcccacgggtgtgatgttcagatgtaccgatcctgtgcaggtggtctgccactgtccgtcctgtctcaggcgtctcacagtatggacattgcaatttatttccctttATTTccctctgcagtcctcatgcctccttgcagcatgcctcaggcacgttcacgcagatgagcagggaccctgggcatcttttggTGATTTTccgagtcagtagaaaggcctctttagtgtcctaagttttcataactgtgaccttaattgcctactgtctgtaagctgttagtgtcttaacgaccgttccacaggtgcatgttcattatttTTTTATGGTTCCTTGGACAAGTAtcggaaacagtgtttaaaccctttacaatgaagatccgtgaagttatttggatttttacgaattatctttgaaagacagggtcctgaaaaatgtGACGTTTATATACACTGCATACTATAGGGTTTCTACTATACTCTGAGGGAAACACATTACATGCAAGAACAgagcatttaaaaaatgtatatgaTTAATCAAGTTTCTTTTCTAGGAGAGGAAATAAGAGTGAAAAAAAAACAGCAAGCAAGCAGGAGTGCACCAGTTTTGAGCTATCATTCAGATCACAGCAAAGCATTGGTGGTTTGTCTTTCACTGGCAACTGatatctcacctctccctccacggTAAAGATGGAGTCAGCCTTCTGGGGGTCAAAGTGCTTGGTCAGCAGACTCTTCAAATGATTCTCTACCCGTTCCTGCACCTGAGCTGGATCTACACTTGCAATACACAGTCCGAAAAATCATACATTCCACTATGTGTCTCAAACAGTGTGAGaggaacaaaaaaaaaacattttcagtgTATGTGGAGTCCAGggttttgtcccaaatggcacactattccccatGCAGTACattactggtcaaaagtagtacactgcaTAGGGAAAAGGTTGCCATTTGCAGCCCAGTCCATTGTTGTTAACCCATCTGGATGAGCCACTCTGCCAGCAGATTGACAGTGTGGGCCACAGCGGAGTAGTTCTCTGACAGGAGCTGGATGACGTGTTCAGGGGAGCCACCAGCCTGAAAATATCTGTGGAAACAGAAGCCTCTGCAGGAAATGGTTTGACTCTTCACACACTAACGTTACTAGGCAGGCACACGCAATAGTGTGTTTACGTTTTAAGGGTGTTGAATACAGCAGGCTCCATGATGTAATCTCTGCTGGAGAACTTCTGTAGGCAGTCCTCCTGAACTTTCCCATCATTCTCCCCTTCAACATAGTCGTCCTGCTAAATGAAAGTCACATCACTTCAGCCAAGGAAAGaactgtagcgacccgcacagacagctgtgtgttatgtgctaggctaggaggtggttgtgttgtactgaccagtacccggtgttcgcggggtccgacatgtcaatcaacctgctatctgccaatcacgggaatgcctggaatgttctgatgccgggcatcctggtggttggcggagtggcgtggaggggggttgggcattggaagttaagaccaggttcagcctttgttctctctcttacgtctgggcttcacaagagaaggtcacgattggcttgtgggttatctgtcatctatttggcgtgtgctacggcccaaacagtagcctgtgtaaagttggttcaataaaccgtcaattcgcaaactcaagcctctgtctggacaattgttcatttatgatctagtcaggtcattacagaaCATTGAAGCCATTTAAATTCGCGATTTGGCTCTGTCAAACAATGAATCAACAGCCTGCAACAATGTAgatacaatatatatttttagctACATTGCCATTACTAGCGACATTGTACATTCACTAgctggctacatacagtagctaaAGATTGTGTTTACATTGCCATCCGGACCATCCCAGTCTCCAATATTCCTCTCGTAATATTCCTCGTCCATGATGACGAGAGAGTGAGTAGGGTTTATAATGTGAAGCACACGGCGAGTTATAATAAACCAGGCCTAGCTAATACTTTAGAAAACAATACAGTGTGTTTTCAAAACAATTAGATAGCCTTTGCCTAAACTAACTTGCTAGTAAAAGAAATCTCAATCAGATATCTGAAGGTCCATAGTTACGTGCGCCCATTGCGCCGCCTTGTGGCTTGGCAGAATAAATGCGTGTTTCCTGCTTGTAGTGTAGACAGACAAACGAGAAATACAAACAAATATAGATTCATTCCAGTTGATTTGCTCTCGAAAACAATGGACATATTGTGGTGCGCCTTTTTTAACTGAAGATGCACGACTGTGGGGTAAAAAGGATATGGAACTGTTTTGATAACCGGTGTGAGGATTTGATAGAAGAAAACAAAATGGTGGAAAATAGAGCATTGGGGAAATAAATCTCCCATCTTCACTCATCAGTGGTTAAAGAAAAGACGAGGACTTGGAattacactgaacacaaatataaacgcaacatgtaaagtgttgatcccatgtttcatgagctgacatAAGATTCCacacattttccatatgcacaaaaagcttataaattgtattacatccctgttagtgagcatctctttgccaaaataatccatccaccagacaggtgtggcatatcaagaaactcattaaacagcatgatcattacacagggacACCTTGTTTGGGACAATAAAAGTTCACAGTTGTCACaagacaatgccacagatgtctcaaattgagggagcgtgcaattggcatactgactgcaggaatgtccaccagagctgttgccagtgaattgaatgttaatttatctaccacaagccacctccaatgtagttttagagaatttggcaatatgtccaaccggcctcacaaccgtagaccacgtgtaaccaagccagcccaggaccttcacatccagcttcttcacctgcaggattgtctgagaccagccaaccagacagctgatgaaactgggtttgcacaaccaaataaaTTCTGCACAACCTGtcaaactgtctcagggaagcgcATCTGCATGCTCGTCCTCCTCACCAGGGACTTGACCGGAATGCAGTTCGGCGTagtcttcagtgggcaaatgctcaccttcgatggccactggcgaagtgtgctcttcacaaatTAATCCTGGTTTCATATGTACTGGGCacatggcagacagcgtgtatggcacgTGTGGGTGAACATTTTGGTGGTGTCaacgttatgaacagagtgccccatggtggggttatggtatgggcagacaaactagacacaatgaacacaactgcattttgtcaatggcaatttcaatgcacagagataccgtgatgagctCCTGAGGACCCATTGTTGATGGCGGCGGCTGAATGGCATGACACGTTTCAGGATAATGCaaagccccatgtcgcaaggatctgcacacaatttctggaagctgaaaatgccccagttcttccatggcctgcatattcaccagacccaatgagcatgtttgggatgctcttcatcgacagcatgttccagttcctgccaatatccatcaactttgcacaaccattgaagaggaCTGGGAGAACATTCtatagcctgatcaactctatgcgaaggagatgtcgagctgcatgaggaaaatggtcacaccagatactgactggttctgagcCACACCCCTCTACCTTTTTTAAAActatgaccaacagatgcatatctgtattcccagtcatgtgaaatccatggattagggcctaatgaattcatttcaatttgactgatttccttgtgaATTGTTGCATTTATTTAGATACAAATATGGAAAGAAATAGGCAAGCATCAGCACAAACTGAATAACACAATTTGTAATATTTTATTGGAAGATTAGAATGTTAACAGTAGGGCTTGTTGACATGTACAGTAGGAGTTAAAAATAGTTTTTGGATTATATAATCCTACATATTTTATTGAAAGTAGCAAATATCATGTTTAGCCCACTCAGTACACCAGTGGATTATTATTCTCTGCCATTATAATCCCGTTATTCTTCAGATAATTAAATATTCTTGTCCATGGGACTCAGATATTAAATGCCTACTTGAGGATAGCTTCTACACTGAGAAAATTACAGACAACATAGTTGTGGGAACAAATTATTTTATTTCTTATGCAAACTGCAACGCATTAATCATATTTACCCAAAGGAGGAAAAAAGTTGAATGATACCCGTGGCAGTTAATTCACACAGTTCCTTATGTTAGCCATGTTGCAAGTCAAATATCACTTTCAACCTACAAGGGCGTTCAATAGTATAGAACCATTTCTAAGCACAAACATAGCTCAGACAAACTGAACTCAAATTAACAATTCAGTTATTGCTCAGATAAATAATATTAGCTCTACAAGAGAAGAAAAAGGGTTCACATTGTTGTTCAGATGCATGTACAAAAACTGGGTTCCAAAAATGTTGTCCAATTGACTTCTTCTGGTTGAAAAATCCCTGCGTTGTCTTAATACACATGCAAGTAAAGTCAGTCAAGTGAAAATGTCCTGTTTCCTCCACTTTATACTGCTTCGTAAACAGTTGGAACCTCGCGCAGTACAATCTGCATCATGTCGCTGATGATTGGAAAGATTAAGTTGATTGGCTGTATAAAGCCAGCCACTATAACAAAACAGAGATGGAAGAGTCTCAATAGCTCTGAAAAGCTGTTTGGGCtgggaaggaaggggaaggagcACTGTTGTCACCAAGTAGAGCTAGATCAGGAAGGTCAATGAGGCGGTGGGGCCAGAGCATAGCTGAGAATGGGGAAGGGAAATAACTGGGTGGTTATACACCCAGAGCTGTGACTAAACTAAAACTGATGATCCTTCAAAACTGGTCTTCACTCCCTGGTGTGGTCTGGCTGTGTGCAGCTGATACAGATGTAGTCCTCTTTCTCTGCCTGCTCTGCAGACACTCCCACACAGATCTGGTGGAACCACTGCTGGCAGCTTCCATCACACTGGACCCAATTCACCTGAGAAAAACAGAGGGGAAATATAATGCACAACGCAGCATCATAAgatgcaaaatgcatcataccggctgtatatctgtattttgaaagtggAATCTTCCTTTAATAcaaatcatactacatactattttcAATATACTACAATAAGTTTAATAGTCTAATTGTTAAAACAATGTGATGTTTGGGAAAACACACTGAAATGACCCACAACATAAGGTAGAGGGGGGTTTAATGCTAACCTGtttcccctctggctctctgcacCACGGTGCAGCACACAGGGTGAAGTCTTCATCAGAGTCCGAAAGGGAGAGGTCCGAGTGAGTGGCGGTGGGTGAACAGGTCCCCTTGGCCTCCTGACTCCTCTCCTTGTTCATCTTGGGCTTCTTCTTGCGGGGCTTCTTGGCTTTGTCCTTGCGCTCGGAGCCCTCCTTCTTCATGCACCGCTTGGTCCGCTTGCCGTTCACAGCCTCCTTCTTGAGACAGGCTACTCCGTTCTGGTGAAAACAGTAAACACGCATTTAAGTCACACACATGAATGTAATGGTTTTGTATGAATGTAAATGTttttgtatgtatgaatgtaaTTTTGTTTAAAATGTTATGTTTTTTAACTTTGTCTTTTAAAATCATTAGAGGTTTGTTTTACCATCGTGGACCACTGAAAATAAGTGTTTTAATTAATGCTTTTAAGTGGCATCTTCTGGGGTCCAGCGCAGATCTTATATGATTTTTCACccaaataaattcattcaaaataatttttaaaaagtTCAACATGAACAAATGTTCAGAAACGTCTCAAATACATCAAAACAACCCTTTAATCAAGTGGTTGACCTGCTATCTGAGCCTCACAGTAGTAGACTAGTATGTTACCTGGTTGTGAGGGGGGCTCCCTCCCTGAGGGTTGTGCTGGTGTTGGTCCTGCTCTGTGCTGTGCTTGGGAGAGGGGCTGTCAATTAGGTTGTGGGAGTCCAGTCTGCTGAGGGACATGTACAACTGCTGGGTCTCAGGCAGAGTCACCTGCAGCAGGAAGCCCTCCACCATCAGCTCCTCCAGCTCAGGGCTCAGTCCTGAAACACACACCAATAACACAGTTCAACACAGCCCTTAAAAAGGAATAGTTCATTTTTTGTATTCTGTGAACATACATTTTATGTGTTAGACATTGATAGAAATTTGATAAAAATGTGAATTGTTATGAGAGGTTGAGATATTAGATGTTGCTAGCCTGACACGGACCCTGCAGAGGAATGCACTGGTGATCCGTGTAAAATGATGCGCTGTATGGTTCCTGAGATGGAGCAGAGGTGGGACTGGATGAGCCCCAGCGCTGATGTGATGTCATCAGAGCCACCCCCAGCACCCCCTCTGCGGAGGCCTGCTGCATGCGGTGCTGCCAGCGGACTGTCCTCTCGATGAGGAAGCGTAGGGCATCTCCCTCAGGCAGCCGCACCCTGATGCGCTGCAGGGAGGCGAGCAGGGGAAGCACCCGGTCCAGAGGTGGCTTTTCAGAGCGCCGGCAATGGGGACACAGCCAGGCCTGGTTGGGTTGGGGGTCCTGGTTGGAGCCTGAGACACAGCTGCGGTGAAAGGTGTCACTGCAGAGCTCGCACTGCAGCATGGCGCCCAACGGGGCATTGTGGCACACGCACACCCTCAACGCCCCGCAGTCGCCCGCTTGGAGGAGCTTGGACTTATTGGAGGCCCTGAGAGCCAGCAGATTCTCCATCTCCTTCTGACGTACCTCGGCTAGAGTGGCCATCTACAGAAAGGGGAACCAGCACAGGTTGGCATGACAAAACACAATACTTACTACCGCAACATACATCTAACCAAACAGTAACCTACACAGTCATAGTATATGGAATTACAATACTGTATCAAACCATACATTTAATGATATGCACCTTCATATCCTTCACTGATTGCGATAGTTGGGTGTCTTTAGAATATGTTGGAAGTTAAATAAGTAAGTTCAATGGTCTGCTTTTGGTAAATAAAAACATGTCCCTAGACAGACTGAGTAAGAGCAGCACGTACAGCAGAGGCAGAGTCCTTGCTCTCTGAGAGGGCCTTCTCCACATCACTCAGGCAGTCCAGCCAAGTTCCATTTCTCTTGTTGCACTGGGCCACATCCTTCGCCCTTTTAGACTTTGACTTCTGAGACCCCGTCCCAGCCTCACACCGGGGGCACAGCACctaaaacagacagagacaatgaGCCAAATCCCCAAAAACTCAGGATAAAATTAAACATTATCAGCcctgaaataaaacaaatacattAAATAATACATTCAGCAAGAGGTATGGCAGGTTTAATTTTAAACTAATCTACCCAATACCAGGCTTGCCTCTCAAACAACTATTTGGCAACTTAGTGCAAAACATCTCACCCGTAGCGACATTTTAACCAAAGATTCAGTCAGGAGATTTGAGTTGAATCCTGCACAGATTACAGTATCATCACAGCACCCATAGGagtctggtcaaaagtggtgcactataaagggaatagggagccatttggggtACAGACTGACTATTTAGTGAAACAACCCCTAAGGTGTCTGATTATGTGTTTCGGCATTAGATTGTTGTAGGTAGTTTACCTCCAGCAGGGAGTAAGGGGAATTCTTCATTAGAAAGGTTTTGGCGGCACTCTCCTTCCAGGCCTGCACGTCAGAGACCAGGGCCTCCAGTCGAGCCAGAGGGTCCAGCCAGACAGGGATGGTCTTGGCCCGGGACACCAGGTCAGTCAGGGTATCCAGCACAGGGATACGGCCTCccagctacacacaaacacacacttataAGCAGTCTGGCTTTTTTCCCCTTTCCCAACTTCTATTTTCAGTCTGGCATACCAGAAGCAGTTGTTTAAAAAAGATAACAATATAGGACAGGTCTATATTCAGAGATGTCCCAATTACTTGGGTTAATAAATTAGAATGTTAGGCTATATTCCCTTCctggtgcactacatttgaccagggctctgttcaaaagtagtgcactgcatagggagtagggtgccacttgggacacaCCCTAAGAGCCTCCTACCTGCAGGGTGTCTGTTTCCTGAAGCCAGTCTTTAGCCTGGTCCACCGTGTCCTTCAGCAGCAGACAGTTGGGCAGATAAGCAGGGATACTAGCCACCTCCAGCAGAGCTGCCTCAAGAGTTTCCACACA
This genomic window from Oncorhynchus nerka isolate Pitt River linkage group LG2, Oner_Uvic_2.0, whole genome shotgun sequence contains:
- the LOC115141258 gene encoding negative elongation factor D-like isoform X1, translated to MDEEYYERNIGDWDGPDGNQDDYVEGENDGKVQEDCLQKFSSRDYIMEPAVFNTLKTYFQAGGSPEHVIQLLSENYSAVAHTVNLLAEWLIQMG
- the LOC115141258 gene encoding negative elongation factor D-like isoform X2 — protein: MDEEYYERNIGDWDGPDGNDDYVEGENDGKVQEDCLQKFSSRDYIMEPAVFNTLKTYFQAGGSPEHVIQLLSENYSAVAHTVNLLAEWLIQMG